In Methanofastidiosum sp., one genomic interval encodes:
- a CDS encoding PQQ-binding-like beta-propeller repeat protein produces MKKITLFLILILCNVSIMNVFADELSWNFETGDDVASVAATSDGAYIAVGSYDNHAYLFNKSGTQLWKFQTGSNVESVAISSNGQYIVAGSWDKRVYLFNKSGQKIWDKVTSGQVNKVNIAPDGSYITAITKDYSVYIYDKAGVQITNYNSRNRLASSSVTPDGSYMAVGTNDSNIFLLSRSGERLWEYKTGANVQSISLTPEATSIVAGAFDNKVYLFDKKGSLIWSKPTSAATHLVSINKYGSRVFAADLSDNIYLFDSSGKQLFKRTMKDKANAVSMLPTGDYIAVSSLDRVISLLNSSGTLLWTTGNESTINSLFLTTDGKLIAGSKDNKIYLYDLSVYIKPGTS; encoded by the coding sequence ATGTTTTTGCAGATGAACTTTCTTGGAATTTTGAGACGGGAGATGATGTAGCTTCTGTTGCGGCAACTTCTGACGGAGCGTATATAGCAGTTGGCTCATATGACAATCATGCGTATCTTTTCAATAAAAGTGGTACACAATTATGGAAATTCCAAACAGGTAGCAATGTAGAATCTGTGGCCATATCTTCAAATGGCCAATACATAGTTGCAGGGTCTTGGGATAAAAGAGTATATTTGTTTAACAAATCTGGGCAGAAGATTTGGGATAAAGTTACCTCTGGTCAAGTTAACAAAGTTAATATAGCTCCTGATGGATCATATATCACTGCAATTACAAAGGATTATAGCGTTTATATATACGATAAAGCCGGGGTTCAGATTACCAACTACAATTCAAGAAATAGACTGGCCTCATCTTCAGTTACCCCTGATGGTTCTTACATGGCCGTTGGAACAAATGATAGCAATATTTTCTTGCTTTCAAGATCAGGTGAACGTTTATGGGAGTACAAGACCGGGGCTAATGTTCAATCAATTTCTTTAACTCCTGAAGCTACTTCTATAGTTGCCGGTGCATTTGATAATAAAGTTTATCTTTTTGATAAGAAAGGTTCTCTAATTTGGTCTAAACCAACCAGTGCTGCAACACATTTAGTTTCTATCAATAAATATGGTTCAAGGGTATTTGCTGCCGATCTTAGTGACAATATCTACTTATTTGACTCTTCGGGAAAACAACTCTTCAAAAGAACGATGAAAGATAAAGCCAATGCTGTTTCTATGTTACCAACTGGAGATTATATTGCGGTAAGTTCTCTTGATAGAGTTATAAGTTTATTAAATAGTTCTGGAACTTTATTGTGGACTACAGGGAATGAAAGCACCATAAATTCATTATTCCTGACTACAGATGGAAAATTAATCGCTGGATCAAAAGATAACAAAATTTACCTCTATGATCTAAGTGTATATATAAAACCAGGAACATCATAA
- a CDS encoding zinc ribbon domain-containing protein, with amino-acid sequence MKKGKTSTKIPEIPKEIQIKDEVKCPSCGSPVEEGAKFCGSCGNDIHEKIELKCPHCGASVGKDSSFCPECGQKI; translated from the coding sequence ATGAAGAAAGGAAAAACATCAACTAAAATTCCTGAAATACCAAAAGAAATTCAAATAAAGGATGAAGTCAAATGTCCTTCTTGTGGGTCCCCTGTTGAAGAAGGAGCTAAATTCTGTGGAAGCTGTGGAAATGATATTCATGAAAAGATAGAATTAAAATGCCCACATTGCGGAGCGTCAGTCGGAAAAGACAGTAGTTTTTGTCCAGAGTGTGGTCAAAAAATTTAA
- a CDS encoding hydroxyacid dehydrogenase: MKILVASDIAEEGISKLKKEFEVDVKKGISKEEILSIIENYDGVIIRSKPNITEDIIKKGKNLKVVARAGVGLDNVDVNCCQNLGVKVVNSPQASSDSVAELAFGLMLSVSRNIARADRLTREKRWEKKSLMGHELNGKILGIVGFGRIGRNIGRMAKACGMSLIAYDPYLTSEQITSGGAEPVTLEKLIESSDVITLHVPLIDSTRHMISDKEFQKMKDNTIIINTSRGGIIDEDALCKALSSGKILGAGLDVFEEEPPMDSKLLEYDNVVLTQHIGASTHEAQKRAGIMIAEEVIKALKCK, from the coding sequence ATGAAGATTCTTGTTGCATCAGATATTGCAGAAGAAGGTATATCCAAACTTAAAAAAGAGTTTGAAGTCGATGTAAAAAAAGGTATTTCTAAAGAAGAAATTTTGTCTATTATAGAGAACTATGATGGAGTAATAATTAGAAGTAAACCTAATATAACTGAAGACATAATTAAAAAAGGTAAAAATCTAAAGGTTGTAGCAAGAGCCGGTGTAGGACTCGATAATGTAGATGTCAACTGCTGCCAAAACCTTGGAGTAAAAGTTGTAAACTCCCCTCAAGCAAGTTCTGATTCTGTAGCTGAACTTGCTTTTGGACTGATGCTATCTGTTTCTAGAAATATTGCGAGGGCAGACAGGTTAACAAGAGAAAAGAGATGGGAAAAAAAATCTCTTATGGGACATGAACTCAATGGTAAAATTTTAGGAATTGTTGGGTTTGGGAGAATCGGGAGAAATATCGGTAGAATGGCAAAGGCTTGCGGTATGAGTTTAATTGCCTATGATCCCTATTTAACTAGCGAACAGATAACAAGTGGTGGAGCTGAACCTGTTACTCTTGAAAAACTAATCGAAAGCAGTGACGTTATTACCCTACATGTACCTTTGATTGACTCTACAAGGCATATGATTTCAGACAAAGAATTTCAAAAAATGAAAGATAATACAATCATAATCAATACCTCCAGAGGGGGAATAATTGATGAGGATGCACTTTGTAAAGCATTGTCTTCAGGAAAAATTCTAGGTGCAGGTCTTGATGTGTTTGAGGAAGAGCCTCCAATGGATAGCAAGCTACTAGAGTATGATAATGTAGTTTTGACTCAGCATATAGGGGCATCGACTCACGAAGCCCAGAAAAGGGCGGGGATTATGATTGCTGAAGAAGTCATTAAAGCTTTGAAATGTAAATAA
- a CDS encoding Trm112 family protein, whose product MDKKLLDILACPVCKGDIFEDKEELVCAKCKRRYPVREGIPIMLEEEARIE is encoded by the coding sequence ATTGATAAAAAGCTCCTAGATATATTGGCATGCCCAGTATGCAAAGGCGATATATTTGAAGATAAAGAAGAGCTCGTTTGTGCTAAATGCAAAAGGAGATATCCGGTTAGAGAGGGTATTCCAATAATGCTTGAAGAAGAAGCAAGAATCGAGTGA
- a CDS encoding MFS transporter: MNNREKIIIYSLIGFCINISYISGNLFISNLSEVLGSSKSFIGLINAILPFFSILTAPIFARKAAKLRRKLPIIKTGLIIGSFFSILLFFSYDKILIFIFRMGMGVSFGATMGLTNSLATEIDTEKRGKYFGIYTAACSFGWAVGSLLVGMVISQKYNNAFLIPILFLTIGFVATLFAKEKYTASDYFGIDFQTFKKFLPFYRTLFLRHSVATALWAFLPLYLEFTLGFDRLIIASIFFINNSLQVLTMPLVGHLSDKIKKTYLVFTGLIGSFTFIFIFTLIKTPIEFMLLQILVASSWALIYLGTSSLVTSYSTWNERGEAISGLSMTLNLSSIVGPLFGGIIYGLSDFVTMLYVMLPLCFIAIISSIFLKDKEHIPHNIYK; this comes from the coding sequence ATGAATAACAGAGAAAAAATAATAATTTATTCTTTAATAGGATTCTGCATAAATATTTCATATATCAGCGGTAATCTATTTATTTCAAATTTATCTGAAGTATTAGGTTCATCAAAATCTTTCATTGGATTAATCAATGCCATTTTACCTTTCTTTTCAATATTGACCGCACCAATATTTGCTAGAAAAGCTGCAAAACTCAGAAGAAAACTTCCGATAATTAAGACAGGACTTATAATTGGGTCATTTTTCTCAATATTACTCTTTTTTTCTTATGATAAAATTTTGATTTTTATTTTTAGAATGGGAATGGGGGTATCTTTTGGTGCTACAATGGGATTGACTAACTCTCTTGCTACAGAAATAGATACTGAAAAAAGAGGAAAATATTTTGGGATTTATACTGCCGCATGTTCATTTGGTTGGGCAGTTGGCTCTCTTCTTGTTGGTATGGTAATATCACAAAAATATAACAATGCGTTTTTGATACCTATTCTATTTCTAACAATTGGTTTTGTTGCTACACTTTTTGCTAAAGAGAAATACACTGCTTCTGACTATTTTGGGATAGATTTCCAGACATTCAAAAAATTTCTTCCTTTTTATAGAACTTTATTTTTAAGACATTCAGTAGCTACTGCATTATGGGCATTTTTACCACTTTACCTTGAATTTACATTAGGTTTTGATCGATTAATAATAGCCTCAATTTTTTTCATTAATAATTCCTTACAAGTTTTAACTATGCCTTTAGTGGGACATTTGTCTGATAAAATCAAAAAAACTTATCTCGTTTTTACGGGATTAATTGGTTCCTTTACATTCATATTTATTTTTACATTAATTAAAACTCCAATTGAATTTATGTTACTCCAGATATTAGTCGCATCTTCTTGGGCATTAATCTACTTAGGCACTTCTTCTCTTGTCACGTCCTATTCGACTTGGAATGAAAGAGGCGAGGCCATATCGGGACTTTCTATGACTTTAAATCTATCGAGCATAGTCGGACCTTTATTTGGGGGAATAATTTATGGCTTATCAGATTTTGTTACAATGTTATACGTTATGTTACCTCTATGCTTTATTGCAATTATATCATCTATTTTTTTAAAAGATAAAGAGCATATTCCCCACAATATTTATAAATAA